A segment of the Rhizobium sp. ZPR4 genome:
ATCGGCGGCAATGGTCTTCACCTCGCCATCGATCCAGGCGAGGAAATCTTCCATGTCGCTGCGGATTTCGGCGCGGCCGTCGATCAGCAGCACGACCTTCGAGGGCACGACATTGGCGGCATTCGGCTCGATGCGGAATTCGCCGACGGTTGCAGCAAAATGGCCCGGCGTCTTTGCTTGTTCGGCTGCGCGCTGGCGAATATCGAGAACCAATTGCGAGGCTGCCACCAGCGCATCCGCGCGGCGATCCATCGGCGTGGTGCCGGCGTGGTCGGCGCGGCCTTCCACGGTGATTTCGATGCGGGTGATGCCGGCGATCGCGGTGACGATGCCGATATCCTTGTTCTCGGCTTCCAGCACCGGACCCTGCTCGATATGCAGCTCCAGGAAGCCGGCGAGATCCGGGCGTTTCTGGGAGAGCAGCACCGAAGGGTCGCCGCCGACCTCGGCAATGCCCTGCGAAAGCGTGCGGTCGCCGCTCACGCGGGAGAGCCATGCCTCGGGGATCTGCCCGGTCATGCCGCGGCTGCCGATGCAGGAGACGCCGAAGATGCTGACTTCTTCGGCCAGGAAATCGACGATTTCCAGATCATGATCGAGCTCGATGCCGCGATCCTTCAAGGAGCGTGCGACTTCGAGCGCTGCGATCGTGCCGGCAATGCCGTCGAAGCGGCCGCCGTCGGGAACGGTATCGGAATGCGAGCCGACAAGGATCGTGCCGAGGCCCGGCTTGGCGCCTGCGCGCCGGCCGATGAGATTGCCGGCGGCATCCATTCGCGTCTCAAGTCCTGCGGCTTTCATCCTCGCGTCGATATAGGCGCGCCCTTCGAGGAAGAGCGGCGAGAAGGCGCGGCGCGTCCAGGGGTGTCCGGGCTCGGTAATGCCGGCCAGCGCATCGATATCCTCAGCGATACGGTCGGCGTTGACTGGCAGGTTGTGGCGCTTGGGGTCGGTCATCAGGCAGCATCTCCGGCAATGATTTGGCGAGGCAAGGGGCGGATGAAGCTGCCGGAGCCGGGTTCGGCGAGCACCTTCTGTCCCTCGGTGATCTGCTTGCCTCTAAGGTAGGCGGCCGACACAGTCCAGGGCAGGCGGATGCCGTTATAGGGGCTCCAGCCGACGACGTTGTTGCCGCTTGTGGCTGCGTCATAAACCATCTCGCGTGGCTCCAGCACGACGATATCGGCGTCCTTGCCCGGCGTCAGCGCGCCCTTGATATGGTCGAGGCGGAAATGCCTGGCCGGGTTTTCCGCCATCAGCTTCGCGGCCCAGGTGAGCGGCACGCCGCGTTCCAGAGCACCCTTGACGAAGAGCGGCACCATGACCTCCAGTCCCGGCACGCCAGAAGCGTTCGCCAGCATGTCCGGATTGGTTTTGCGATTTTCCGACCAGCTGACATGGTCGGTCGAGACGAGCCAGACATTGCCTTCCGCCACCTTGCGCCATAAGGTTTCCACTTCGGCGCGCGGGCGGATCGGCGGATTGATTTTCGCCTTGCCGCCGAGACGCCGCACATCGTTTTCCTCGTCGAGTGTCAGGTAATGGATGCAGCATTCGACCGTCGCTTCGAAGCCGTCGCGGCGATAGGCGCGGGCTATGTCATAGCCGCGGCCGAGCGAGCAATGCACGACATGGGCCGGGCAGCCGGTATCTGCACCCGTCTCGAAGATCGTGTGCATGGCGAGCAGTTCGGTGATCGGAGGGCGGGAAAGGCCGTGGGCGCGGTAGTCGGTGACGCCGCTTACCTTCACCTGTTCCATGTAGGTGCGCACCGCTTCGTCATCCTCGTTGTGGACGCCAGCGGTCAGGCCTGTCGGTGCGATCGCGGCAAAGCAGGCATCGAGCAGGGCGGGCGGAATGCGCGGAAAGCGCTTCGGATCGGTGCCGAAGGTGGAGAATTTGAAGGCGGCGACACCGGCCTCGACCATCTCGGCGATGCGTGCCGGGCCTTCTTCCGGGTCGATCGTGCCGTAAAGAGCGAAGTCGACGCGCGACTGCGGCGCGGCGTGGTCAATCTTTTTCTTCACCGCTGCTGCCGAGCAGACGAGATTGCCTTCGTCATAGGGCATGTCGACGATGGTGGTGACGCCGCCGGCAGCCGCCGAACGCGTCGACCAGATGAAATCCTCCTGATCCTTCTGCGAGAGAGAATGGACCTGCGCATCGATCGCGCCGGGCAGGATCAGCGCCTTGCCGAGCAGATGCCGCTCGCGCGCAGCCGGGGGCACGCCGATACCCACTTCGGCGATCTTGCCGTCGCTGACGGCGACATAGCCGGCTTCCACGATGCGTTCAGGCAAAACCACGGTGCCTTGCAGAACTAGATCGAAATCGGCCATGTGCATTCTCTCCGCCGGTCGGTTGGTTCAGTCGGTTGGTTCAGATCGAGCATGATGCCGAAAAGTGTGCGCGGTTTTCGGACGACATCATGCTCTATTTTTTTGTTTCGAGGTCGGATTCAGATTTTAGGTCTGCATGACTTAAAATCATCCGACGCTCGTGACGGTGTCGTGATAAAGCCGCTCCTCGACCCGCTCCAGTGAGCCGAGCGCGAAGAAATCATCATAGGCGATGATGGGCTTGTGGGCGATCAATTCCGAAACGAAAGCTTCGGAAGCCAGTTCCTCCTCGATCGCCTCGACTTCGGCCGAAAGAGGACGATCGACCACATAGAAATCCGCATGTTTGCGTACGACCTCATAGAGCATACGCGCCACGCCTTCCGGCTTGTCGCCGAGAATGTCCATCGCCTGGGCCGAAAGCAGCGCTTCCAGGGCTGCCAGACGCTTCAGCGCCCGCATCTGCCGCTCGAAGCGTTCGATGACGAGTGGCAGGAAGGCGGCCTCGTCTTCCATGCCTGCAGCAACCACCAGCGACTGTGCAGAGACCGGATTGGACATGGAGAGAACGCGTGAGAAGATTTCGCCGGCAAGCTTGATGATCGGGCCGAAGCCGGTGGCGATCTTGCCCTCCGGCACGAGATTGACGGGCAGGCCGCGCCGCTGGCCATTGCCGAGCAGGACGCAGCGATTGAAGGCATTGCGGGCCGCATGCGCCATGCAGATGACAGCGCCTTCGAGCAGAATGGTGACATCGAGCGGCAGCGAACCGCCAGAGGTCATGACGCGGCCATCGACGATGACGGGATTGTCGTCCGAGCGGCCGGTGGCGGCAAGAATCTTGTGGCCGGCGGTCAAAAGGTTTTCGATGACGGCCCCGAAGACCTGGGCGATCATGCGCAGACTCAGCGGATCCTGCACATGGGTCGCGACCGGCCACGGCCATTCGTCCGAGGCGTTGCAGAGCCATGCGCCGATCAGGGCTTCGCGGGGGGTGCCGACATGGCGCACCGAAATCCAGGGGTCGCGCGAAGCACCGAGCGCGCCGGCCGCCATCATGCCGGTCGCCAGCAGGACGCGGATCGAGGCGGCGGCATTGCGGGTTGTCTCGGCGGCGGCGGCGAAGCTGACGGCGTTGACACTGAGCGAGGCGAGGCTGTCGCGCGGCATCATCCTGACGGGAGCGATACCGGCGGCATCGAAGGCGTCAGCCGCCTGCATGCGGCGGCCGCGAT
Coding sequences within it:
- a CDS encoding amidohydrolase family protein, with amino-acid sequence MADFDLVLQGTVVLPERIVEAGYVAVSDGKIAEVGIGVPPAARERHLLGKALILPGAIDAQVHSLSQKDQEDFIWSTRSAAAGGVTTIVDMPYDEGNLVCSAAAVKKKIDHAAPQSRVDFALYGTIDPEEGPARIAEMVEAGVAAFKFSTFGTDPKRFPRIPPALLDACFAAIAPTGLTAGVHNEDDEAVRTYMEQVKVSGVTDYRAHGLSRPPITELLAMHTIFETGADTGCPAHVVHCSLGRGYDIARAYRRDGFEATVECCIHYLTLDEENDVRRLGGKAKINPPIRPRAEVETLWRKVAEGNVWLVSTDHVSWSENRKTNPDMLANASGVPGLEVMVPLFVKGALERGVPLTWAAKLMAENPARHFRLDHIKGALTPGKDADIVVLEPREMVYDAATSGNNVVGWSPYNGIRLPWTVSAAYLRGKQITEGQKVLAEPGSGSFIRPLPRQIIAGDAA
- a CDS encoding aromatic amino acid lyase, whose amino-acid sequence is MERQRAGIELTGQPLGFSDLVRIGAGVALPSASEAGMARVRLARSVLESTIQSGMPVYGSTTGVGAMKDVEWSPEDLDAFNLGLVRAHHFGTGAPFSMSVVRNAMAIRVNTALTGQVGCSQELIQSYLQLLSADVIPVVRRTGSIGCADIGLMGQIGAVLTGVGEAVYRGRRMQAADAFDAAGIAPVRMMPRDSLASLSVNAVSFAAAAETTRNAAASIRVLLATGMMAAGALGASRDPWISVRHVGTPREALIGAWLCNASDEWPWPVATHVQDPLSLRMIAQVFGAVIENLLTAGHKILAATGRSDDNPVIVDGRVMTSGGSLPLDVTILLEGAVICMAHAARNAFNRCVLLGNGQRRGLPVNLVPEGKIATGFGPIIKLAGEIFSRVLSMSNPVSAQSLVVAAGMEDEAAFLPLVIERFERQMRALKRLAALEALLSAQAMDILGDKPEGVARMLYEVVRKHADFYVVDRPLSAEVEAIEEELASEAFVSELIAHKPIIAYDDFFALGSLERVEERLYHDTVTSVG